One region of Pseudomonadota bacterium genomic DNA includes:
- a CDS encoding 4Fe-4S binding protein, with translation MKKRFIIRFKREAIDKPVIYRLAKDYDLIFNILRANLSPRADSMMVLEIEGTDENFNQGMEYLTSMNLDMEPIEQDIKRDETKCVHCGVCTSVCTPNALSINREDMKVEFDYEKCVACELCVRACPVRAMNVYFD, from the coding sequence ATGAAAAAGCGGTTCATAATTAGGTTTAAAAGGGAAGCCATCGATAAGCCCGTCATATACAGACTGGCGAAGGATTACGATTTAATTTTTAATATCCTCAGGGCAAACCTCTCACCCAGGGCTGATTCGATGATGGTGCTGGAGATCGAAGGCACAGATGAAAATTTTAATCAAGGCATGGAATACCTGACGAGCATGAATCTTGATATGGAGCCGATAGAACAGGATATAAAAAGGGATGAGACAAAGTGTGTGCACTGTGGTGTATGCACGAGCGTATGCACCCCGAATGCATTGTCTATAAACAGAGAAGACATGAAGGTTGAATTTGATTACGAAAAATGTGTTGCCTGTGAATTATGTGTAAGGGCCTGTCCGGTAAGAGCAATGAATGTATATTTTGATTAG
- a CDS encoding UPF0280 family protein, whose translation MYEERFYRNISKPRDMLSYEVKLKETDLFCCTKTDLRACIEERVIFYRHQLETYIKYRPEFKESLTPVKTDIFAPGIVREMIEASKLIGVGPMACVAGAIAEYVGRDIAALTDEYIVENGGDICLKTDHERVVLIYAKDSPYSEKIGVKLKGRDAPYGVCTSSGTIGHSLSFGNADTACIVGDSSLFADGLATYVGNIVKKRDDVQVAIEKGKTYPGISGILIIIGDHLGVWGDIEIIKV comes from the coding sequence ATGTACGAGGAAAGATTCTACAGAAATATATCGAAGCCACGTGACATGCTTAGTTACGAGGTAAAACTTAAGGAAACGGACCTCTTTTGCTGCACAAAAACTGATTTAAGGGCCTGCATAGAAGAACGGGTGATTTTTTACCGGCATCAACTTGAAACATATATCAAATACAGGCCTGAGTTTAAGGAAAGTCTGACACCTGTTAAAACCGATATCTTTGCCCCGGGGATTGTGCGGGAGATGATCGAGGCATCGAAGCTCATAGGAGTTGGGCCTATGGCTTGTGTTGCCGGAGCAATCGCAGAATATGTGGGGAGGGATATCGCCGCATTGACAGACGAATATATTGTTGAAAACGGCGGGGATATTTGCCTTAAAACAGACCATGAGAGAGTTGTGCTCATTTATGCAAAAGATTCGCCTTACAGTGAGAAGATAGGAGTCAAGCTGAAAGGAAGGGATGCGCCCTATGGAGTCTGCACCTCTTCGGGAACAATAGGGCACTCATTAAGCTTTGGTAATGCTGATACGGCATGTATTGTAGGAGATTCTTCCCTTTTTGCAGATGGACTTGCAACTTATGTTGGAAATATTGTAAAAAAAAGGGATGATGTACAGGTTGCCATAGAAAAAGGCAAGACATATCCGGGTATAAGCGGTATATTGATTATCATCGGTGATCACCTTGGTGTCTGGGGTGATATTGAGATAATAAAGGTATAG
- the cysE gene encoding serine O-acetyltransferase gives MFDKIRESIQSVFERDPAARNILEIVLCYPGFHAILFYRISNWFWVHKLYLPGRLISHVGRFLTGIEIHPGAKIGRKFFIDHGMGVVIGETSEIGDNVTLYHGVTLGGTTWKKIKRHPTIGNNVVIGAGAKVLGPISIGDNSKIGANSVVVNEIPPNSIVVGIPGKVVFRVEGEMRIQMDSAFMPDPQARAIGSLIERVKRLEEKLSGEEKAKDGG, from the coding sequence ATGTTTGATAAGATACGTGAATCTATACAATCGGTTTTCGAGCGTGACCCTGCTGCGAGGAATATCCTTGAAATAGTCTTATGCTATCCCGGTTTTCATGCAATCCTGTTTTACAGAATCAGTAACTGGTTTTGGGTCCATAAGCTGTATTTGCCAGGAAGATTGATCTCCCATGTAGGAAGATTCTTAACAGGCATTGAGATACATCCCGGTGCAAAGATCGGCAGAAAGTTTTTTATTGACCATGGCATGGGGGTGGTTATCGGAGAGACGTCGGAAATAGGAGATAATGTTACACTGTACCACGGTGTTACGCTTGGAGGGACAACATGGAAGAAGATAAAGAGACACCCCACCATAGGAAATAATGTGGTTATCGGCGCCGGTGCAAAGGTCCTGGGACCTATTAGTATAGGGGATAATTCAAAGATAGGCGCCAATTCGGTTGTTGTAAATGAAATACCGCCCAACTCGATTGTGGTGGGTATCCCCGGCAAGGTAGTATTCAGGGTTGAGGGGGAAATGCGTATCCAGATGGACAGCGCATTCATGCCCGACCCTCAAGCACGGGCCATCGGTTCACTTATTGAGAGGGTAAAACGGCTTGAAGAGAAGCTGAGCGGAGAGGAAAAGGCTAAGGACGGAGGATAA
- a CDS encoding PAS domain S-box protein, with the protein MNNKDKAKEVSVQELEEMQARIAVLEKKIAEHKLVDKALQGSEELLRLILTLSTNFIILSPDDIDDGINDVLKAIGSFAKVDRSYVFQFDKDGLEMSNTHEWCAEGIAHKIQDLQRVSVNNLPWFCEKIKGFEVIHIPDVKELPLEAIAEKKEFMREDIQSIVAVPIVSGYSIVGFLGFDSVCSKKRWPEDTISLLKIVGEIFAYALSRKQMMEAIGESESKYKTLFEHANDPILLMKGDAFVDCNTKTLETFGCTYEQIVGQPPYRFSPLFQPAGENSREKAIEKIKDALNGEPQHFEWKHCRYDGTTFDAEVSLNLIMFGGEAFIQAIIRDVTERKMAEELFRTLANSSSAGVYIVQDDKFQFVNPCFQQITGYSEDEIVGADALALVIDEDKKAVKDNALKMLRGEQLSAFEIRVSAKAEETRWILVTVTSIQYKGKQAVLGNFIDVTDRNKTELLLKESEERYRVLTEKSLVGVYLVQDNIFRYVNPAFAHILGYEPVEMIGKRGPMDFLVLEDREKAEESIRMRKNGETDGMLLEVSIIRKDGAVRRIEVYGSRAIYNGRPAELGTLLDVTEKKQLETQLQTMSMKDELTNLYNRRGFFTISEQQIKIANRTKMEMLCFFIDLDGMKWINDTLGHKEGDDALVMTASILKETFREADVVGRIGGDEFAVFAVGTSMAGTVLLVKRLQRHIDDYNIQAGKPYKLSLSIGVACYNPENPQSIDELISTADALMYKEKKEKHLQRTGIGPINH; encoded by the coding sequence TTGAACAATAAAGACAAGGCAAAAGAAGTGTCGGTGCAAGAGCTGGAAGAGATGCAGGCACGCATTGCTGTACTTGAGAAAAAAATTGCCGAGCACAAGCTTGTAGACAAGGCACTCCAAGGCTCGGAAGAACTGCTGAGATTGATCCTTACCCTTTCGACAAATTTTATCATCCTTTCTCCGGACGATATAGACGATGGTATAAACGATGTGTTGAAGGCAATAGGCAGTTTTGCCAAGGTTGACAGGAGCTATGTTTTTCAATTTGATAAAGACGGACTTGAAATGAGCAATACCCACGAGTGGTGTGCAGAGGGGATTGCTCATAAAATACAGGATCTTCAGCGTGTATCGGTAAACAACCTCCCCTGGTTTTGTGAGAAGATAAAAGGTTTTGAAGTGATTCATATCCCTGACGTTAAGGAACTTCCGCTTGAAGCCATAGCAGAGAAGAAGGAGTTTATGCGGGAGGATATCCAGTCCATTGTTGCTGTGCCGATTGTGTCAGGCTACTCAATCGTGGGTTTCCTCGGATTTGACAGTGTCTGCTCAAAAAAGAGATGGCCCGAAGATACAATTTCACTCCTTAAAATTGTAGGGGAAATCTTTGCCTATGCCCTGTCGAGAAAGCAGATGATGGAGGCGATAGGTGAGAGCGAATCAAAGTACAAGACACTTTTTGAACATGCCAATGACCCCATATTGCTTATGAAAGGGGATGCTTTTGTTGATTGCAACACAAAAACGCTGGAGACATTCGGATGTACATATGAGCAGATCGTCGGACAGCCTCCATACCGATTTTCGCCGCTCTTTCAGCCAGCCGGGGAAAATTCAAGAGAAAAAGCCATTGAAAAGATAAAGGATGCCCTGAATGGTGAGCCACAGCATTTCGAATGGAAGCACTGTCGTTATGATGGGACTACATTTGATGCAGAAGTGAGCCTCAACCTGATTATGTTTGGTGGTGAGGCTTTTATCCAGGCGATTATCCGTGATGTGACCGAGCGGAAAATGGCGGAAGAATTGTTCAGAACCCTGGCAAACAGTTCATCTGCCGGTGTTTATATTGTGCAGGACGACAAGTTTCAATTTGTCAACCCCTGTTTTCAGCAAATTACAGGGTACAGTGAGGATGAGATAGTGGGCGCGGATGCTCTTGCGCTTGTGATAGATGAAGACAAAAAAGCGGTAAAAGATAATGCCTTGAAAATGTTACGGGGTGAACAGCTATCCGCTTTTGAAATCAGGGTTTCCGCAAAAGCAGAAGAAACCAGGTGGATTCTTGTAACGGTTACGTCCATACAATACAAAGGAAAACAGGCAGTTCTCGGAAATTTTATTGATGTAACAGACCGTAATAAAACAGAATTGCTTCTAAAGGAATCGGAAGAACGATATCGCGTTCTCACCGAGAAATCCCTTGTCGGCGTGTATCTGGTTCAGGATAATATTTTCCGATATGTGAATCCGGCCTTTGCCCATATTCTTGGTTATGAGCCTGTTGAAATGATCGGCAAGCGGGGGCCTATGGATTTTCTGGTCCTCGAGGACCGTGAAAAAGCTGAAGAGAGCATCCGTATGAGGAAAAACGGTGAAACAGACGGTATGCTTCTTGAAGTGAGCATAATACGGAAAGACGGGGCAGTCCGGAGGATTGAGGTATATGGATCCCGCGCAATATACAACGGCAGGCCTGCAGAGCTTGGGACACTTCTTGATGTAACGGAAAAAAAACAACTGGAAACACAATTGCAGACCATGTCAATGAAGGATGAACTGACGAATCTTTATAACCGCCGCGGTTTTTTTACCATTTCCGAGCAGCAAATAAAGATTGCGAATCGTACAAAAATGGAGATGCTCTGCTTTTTTATTGATCTTGACGGCATGAAATGGATAAATGATACCCTGGGCCACAAAGAAGGCGATGACGCGCTTGTCATGACTGCATCCATACTCAAGGAAACCTTCCGGGAAGCGGATGTAGTGGGGCGCATCGGCGGAGACGAATTTGCCGTATTTGCAGTCGGTACGAGTATGGCGGGCACAGTTTTACTTGTAAAACGTCTTCAAAGGCATATTGATGACTATAACATACAGGCAGGTAAACCATACAAACTATCTTTGAGCATCGGCGTGGCATGTTATAACCCGGAAAACCCGCAATCCATCGATGAGCTTATATCAACGGCAGATGCTCTTATGTATAAAGAAAAAAAAGAAAAGCATCTGCAACGAACGGGGATTGGCCCGATAAATCACTAA
- a CDS encoding MTH1187 family thiamine-binding protein, producing MSVLVEFAMFPTDKGDSISEYVSRIIRMMDGNNTPYELTSMGTIFEVETLEEAFNIINGAYKRLESDCNRVYSTIKLDVRKGKSGRIIQKVESVERKLGKKLNLPAAELPGIRGMGT from the coding sequence ATGTCTGTCCTGGTCGAGTTTGCCATGTTCCCCACAGATAAGGGGGATAGTATAAGCGAATATGTGAGCAGAATCATCAGAATGATGGACGGGAACAATACCCCGTACGAACTGACATCCATGGGCACTATATTCGAGGTGGAAACACTTGAAGAGGCATTCAATATCATAAACGGGGCGTATAAGCGACTTGAATCCGACTGCAACAGGGTTTACTCAACCATAAAGCTTGACGTCAGGAAAGGGAAAAGCGGGAGAATCATACAGAAGGTTGAGTCAGTTGAGAGAAAGTTGGGTAAGAAATTGAACCTCCCCGCAGCAGAACTGCCAGGTATCAGAGGAATGGGAACATAA
- the dsrA gene encoding dissimilatory-type sulfite reductase subunit alpha: MADETQLLDELEKGPWPSYVKEIKRMAKKNAAAKDLLGIQELSYEERVTHWKHGGIVGVTGYGSGVIGRYSDVPEKFPNAAAFHTMRINHPAGWFYTTKSLRKICDIWEKHGSGMTNFHGSTGDIILLGTTTEHLQPCFDTLIEAGFDLGGSGSALRTIAGCVGKARCEWSNIDTLDLVYDLTMEFQDEIHRPRWPYKFKIKASGCPNDCVAAIARADFTIIGTWRDSLRIDQNAVKVYADNGFDVRGLIVDKCPSEALMWDAETKELKLNAEDCVRCMHCINKMPKAIRPGLDTGATILIGGKAPIIKGAYLSWVLVPFMKLEPPYDEMKDLLRKIWDWWDEHGKTRERLAELIERKGLKTFLNDLGIKPVPQMVYKPRANPYVYF; this comes from the coding sequence ATGGCGGATGAAACACAATTGTTGGACGAGTTGGAAAAAGGCCCCTGGCCGAGTTATGTAAAAGAAATCAAGCGCATGGCAAAAAAGAATGCAGCAGCCAAAGACCTGCTCGGCATTCAGGAACTATCATACGAAGAAAGGGTTACCCATTGGAAACATGGCGGGATAGTGGGTGTCACCGGCTATGGAAGTGGCGTTATAGGGAGATACAGCGACGTACCGGAAAAGTTCCCTAATGCGGCAGCCTTCCATACCATGCGCATAAACCATCCTGCCGGCTGGTTTTATACAACAAAAAGCCTGCGGAAAATATGTGACATCTGGGAAAAACATGGGAGCGGAATGACAAATTTTCATGGTTCCACAGGAGATATTATTCTCCTCGGCACCACTACGGAACATTTACAACCCTGCTTTGATACGTTGATTGAAGCCGGTTTCGATCTTGGCGGCTCAGGTTCAGCACTCCGTACTATTGCCGGTTGCGTCGGCAAGGCACGATGTGAGTGGTCCAATATCGATACCCTCGACCTTGTCTACGATCTTACCATGGAATTCCAGGATGAGATTCACAGACCGAGATGGCCCTATAAATTCAAGATCAAGGCTTCCGGATGCCCTAATGACTGTGTTGCTGCAATTGCACGGGCAGATTTTACCATTATTGGTACATGGAGAGACAGCCTGCGCATTGACCAGAACGCTGTAAAGGTATACGCAGATAATGGATTTGATGTAAGAGGACTTATTGTTGATAAATGCCCATCGGAAGCCCTTATGTGGGATGCGGAAACAAAAGAACTGAAGCTTAACGCAGAGGATTGTGTCAGGTGCATGCACTGTATCAATAAGATGCCAAAAGCAATCAGGCCGGGGCTTGATACGGGTGCGACAATACTGATCGGCGGAAAAGCGCCCATCATAAAGGGGGCGTACCTTTCCTGGGTATTAGTGCCATTCATGAAACTTGAGCCTCCCTATGATGAGATGAAAGACCTGCTCCGTAAAATTTGGGACTGGTGGGACGAGCACGGAAAGACCAGGGAAAGGCTTGCGGAACTCATCGAAAGGAAGGGGCTTAAAACATTTCTGAACGACCTCGGTATAAAACCTGTGCCGCAGATGGTGTATAAGCCCAGGGCCAACCCGTACGTGTATTTTTAA
- the dsrB gene encoding dissimilatory-type sulfite reductase subunit beta, with protein sequence MGRTDIGPPDFREMLPDVIKMNYGKWKYHETPRPGVLRHVSETGDEMFTVRVGSPRLVSIDFIRDICNIADKYCDGHLRFTSRSNIEFLTDTREKTDGVIEEAAKLGLPVGGTGACISNIIHTQGWIHCHSAATDASGLVKSVMDELYEYFTSMKLPAFLRIAVACCINMCGAVHCSDLAIVGIHRKPPKVDNEKVLAQCEIPTTIQSCPTGAIRRHADPNIKSVTVREDLCMYCANCFTVCPAMPLADADGDGVAIYAGGKVSNARKPPMFSRMIVPYLPNNPPRWPEVVDVIKKVVEIYASGAKKYERMGEWIERIGWEKFFKLTEIPFTEQHIDDFTHAVETYRTTTQFKW encoded by the coding sequence ATGGGAAGAACAGACATTGGACCACCCGATTTTCGGGAGATGCTGCCGGATGTTATAAAGATGAATTACGGAAAATGGAAATACCATGAAACGCCCCGTCCCGGTGTCCTCAGGCACGTGTCGGAAACCGGCGATGAGATGTTCACGGTAAGGGTAGGATCACCGAGGCTGGTTAGTATAGACTTTATCCGCGATATCTGCAACATAGCGGATAAATACTGCGACGGCCATTTGAGATTCACGAGCCGCTCCAACATCGAGTTTCTTACAGATACCAGGGAAAAAACGGACGGGGTTATCGAAGAGGCTGCGAAGCTCGGCCTTCCTGTCGGCGGTACCGGCGCCTGTATCTCGAATATTATCCACACCCAGGGATGGATACACTGCCACAGCGCTGCAACAGATGCTTCAGGCCTTGTGAAGAGCGTTATGGACGAGCTTTATGAATATTTTACCAGTATGAAACTGCCGGCATTTCTGAGGATTGCCGTTGCGTGCTGCATTAACATGTGCGGGGCTGTACACTGTTCAGACCTGGCAATTGTGGGAATCCACAGAAAGCCCCCGAAGGTCGACAATGAAAAGGTGCTGGCGCAATGCGAGATCCCGACAACTATACAATCCTGTCCGACAGGGGCAATACGCCGTCATGCAGACCCGAATATAAAAAGCGTCACGGTACGGGAAGACCTCTGCATGTACTGCGCAAATTGCTTTACCGTATGCCCTGCTATGCCTCTGGCCGATGCAGATGGCGACGGCGTGGCAATATATGCCGGTGGCAAGGTATCAAACGCCAGAAAACCGCCCATGTTTTCACGGATGATTGTTCCCTATCTGCCGAATAACCCGCCCCGCTGGCCCGAGGTTGTAGATGTGATAAAGAAGGTGGTGGAGATATATGCAAGTGGCGCAAAGAAGTACGAGAGGATGGGCGAGTGGATTGAGAGAATAGGATGGGAAAAATTCTTCAAATTGACTGAGATACCCTTTACAGAACAACACATAGATGACTTTACTCATGCAGTGGAAACTTACAGGACAACAACACAGTTCAAATGGTAA